TATGTGCCCCCCCATGCACACGTGTGCCCACATATGAACACCCCTATGGACCTGTGTGCCCATAGATGTGCCCCCCCCCCACACGTGTGCCCCCTTTCCCGTCTCTCCCCCCAATCCCTCCCCCCATCTCCTTCTTCCatctcccccccatccccccatccctcccacttccccccccccatttctcccccatctctcccacctccccccatccctcccatctccccccccccatttctcccctctctcccccccatctcccccctctcccatctccccccatctcccccatctcccccccttctctcccatctctctctcccatctcccccccccATGTTCCTCCCCCTCCCATCTTTcacccccccatctcccccccatctccccccatccctTCCATCCCTCCCCCCATCTCTCTCAtctcccccccatccctcccatctcccccccatcttctctccccccatccctcccatctccccccatctctCCCATCTTCTCTCCCATCTTCCCATCCTCCCCCCCATctctcccatctccccccccatccctcccctcccatttcccccatccccccatctctctcatctcctccccatccctcccccatcccatctccccccatcccccccatctccccccatctctCCCATCTTCCCATCCTCCCCCCATCTCTTCCAtctcccccccatccctccccatttcccccatccccccatctctctcatctcctccccatctcccccccttcccatctcccccctcatttctcccctctctcccccccatctcccatctccccccgtctctcccatctctccccccatctccccccccatGTTCCTCCCCCTCCCATCTTTCACCCCcctcccccatctccccccctccctcccatcTCACCCCATTTCTCCcatcttccctcctcccctcccatcctCTCTCCTGTCTCTCCCATCTCCCCCCTATccttcccccccatccccccatctctctcatctcccccccatccctcccatctccccccatcttctctccccccatcctccccatctcccccccatttctcccctctctccccccatctccccccctcccatctctccccccatctccccccatctctCTTCCATCTCCCCCCCCTCATTCCCTCCCATCCCTCCCATCTCCCCTCATCtttctccccccatcccccccatctccccccctcccatcctccctccccccatctctcccatctccccccatcttTCCCATCCTCCCATCtccctccccatttctcccctctctccccccatctcccccctctcccccatccctcccacctcccccccctccccatctctCTCCCCATCTTCCTGCCCCTATTTCTCTCACCTCCACCTCCCGCttctcccatctccccccctccccccatttctcccccatcccccccatatcccttCCCCCATATCtctcccccatttcccccatctccccccatccctcccatctcccccccatcTTTCAAACCcctcccccatttttcccccttcccccaaTCTCCCCCCCATCCTTatcccatctcccccccatccctccccccatctctccccccatttctcccctctctccccccatccccccatctctcccatctccccccccatttctcccctctctcccaTCTCCATctctccccacatccctcccatCTGTCCCCCCATCTgtcccccatttctcccctcccccccctctccccatctctcccatctcccccccacccccatctctctcccctcccccatctcccccccatctcccatctcctATCTCccaccccatctcccccccattcccctccatctctccccccatctctcccatccctccccccatttctcccctctctcccaTCTCTATctctccccacatccctcccatCTGTCCCCCCATCTgtcccccatttctcccctctctcccagctcacccccacccccatctctctctcctccctcccatctCCCCATCTCCCATCTCTTCTCCTATCTCccaccccatctccccccatctccccccccatttctcccctctctcccaTCTCTATctctccccacatccctcccatCTGTCCCCCCATCTgtcccccatttctcccctctctcccagctcacccccacccccatctctctctcctccctcccatctCCCCATCTCCCATCTCTTCTCCTATCTCccaccccatctcccccccatctccccccccatttctcccctctctcccaTCTCTATctctccccacatccctcccatCTGTCCCCCCATCTGTCCCCCCATCTgtcccccatttctcccctctctcccatctcacccccacccccatctctctctcctccctcccatctcccatctcctctatCTCccaccccatctccccccccattcccctccatctctccccccatctcccccccatctctcccatctccccccccatttctcccctctctctccccccatccctcccatctctccccccatctcccccatttctcccctctccccatctcacccccacccccatctctctctcctccctcccatctcccatctcctctcctATCTCccaccccatctccccccctattcccctccatctctccccccatctcccccccatctctcccatctccccccccatttctcccctctctcccaTCTCCATCTCTCCCCCCATCTGTCCCCCCATCTgtcccccatttctcccctcaccccccccatctcacccccacccccatctctctctccctccctcccatctcccccccatctcccatctcctctcctATCTCccaccccatctcccccccattcccctccaTCTCCCCCTCATCTCCCCCCCATctctcccatctcccccccccatttctcccctctctcccaTCTCCATCTGTCCCCCCATCTGTCCCCCatctcccccatttctcccctctccccatctcacccccacccccatctctctcttccctcccatctcccccccatctcccatctcctctcctATCTCccaccccatctccccccatctctCCCATCTCCCCCATTTCTCACCTCTCTCCCATCTCTAtctctccccccatccctcccatctGTCCCCCCATCTGTCCCCcatctctcccctctccccccctctctccatctctcccatctcacccccacccccatctctctctcctccctcccatctcccccccatctcccatctcctctcctATCTCccaccccatctccccccccattcccctccatctctccccccatctctcccatctcccccccccatttctcccctctctcccaTCTCCATCtttccccccatccctcccatctCTCCCCCCATCTGTCCCCCatctcccccatttctcccctctcccccatctcacccccacccccatctctctctcctccctcccatctCCCCATCTCCCATCTCTTCTCCTATCTCccaccccatctccccccatctctcccatctccccccccatttctcccctctctctccccccatccctcccatctctccccccatctcccccatttctcccctctccccatctcacccccacccccatctctctctcctccctcccatctcccccccatctcccatctcctctcctatctcccaccccattcccctccatctcccccccacccccccccatttctcccctctccccatctcacccccacccccatctctctctcctccccccatctcccatctcctctcctATCTCccaccccatctccccccccattcccctccatctccccccccacgtccccccttccccccccccccacgtcccccccatttcccccccccaaagcTCTCCCAGCTCTTTTGACGACCCCCTTAGGGTGGCTCTGAAAAGAGCCGTTGGGATTCTACGAAGGCTAAAAAAACACGACGAGGAGGGGGGGTTGGAAAcggagaaggggggggggggggggggtcggaATTCTTCACTTCCCCTTGTGGCCCTCGCTCTTtttgggcagcagcacagcctggatgTTGGGCAGGACCCCCCCCTGCGCGATGGTGACTCCTCCCAGCAATTTATTCAACTCCTCGTCGTTCCTCACCGCCAGCTGCAAATGCCGGGGGATGATCCTCGTTTTTTTGTTATCCCTCGCCGCGTTGCCGGCCAACTCCAAGATCTCAGCCGTCAAATATTCCATCACGGCCGCTAAATAAACCGGAGCTCCGGCTCCCACCCGTTCCGCGTAATTCCCTTTACGAAGCAAACGATGAACTCGACCGACGGGGAACTGCAAGCCGGCTCGCGATGATCGCGACTTGGCTTTCGATCGCGCTTTGCCGCCCTGCTTCCCTCGCCCGCTCatccccgctccgccccgccgcccggctGCGACTCCCGCTTCCCCTCCCGCTCCGCCCTTTTATACCGTCGCCGCGGATGGAAGCGGCGCGATCCGATTGGCCGAGCGGATCGGAGTCGGGAGACGCGGCGCGCCAATAGCGGCGCGACGTATGGGGAAGGGGGCGGGGAGAGTAAGGGATGGCCAATCAGAGCGCGGGGCGGAGGTGATAAAAAGGGGGAGGAGGGCGGCGCGCGTTCAGTTCGCGCTGCGGCGGCGCCGCGGTCGGAGCTCCGCGTTGAGTCGTTTTGAAGCGATTTTAAACGGTTTTCAGGCCgctttctctcatttttgaTCAGTTTTAACCAGTTTTGAGGCTGTTTCTCtcattttaaatcaattttaacCAGTTTTTAGGCtactttctctcatttttaagcGATTTTAACCAGTTTTGAGGCCggctttctctcatttttaatcaattttaaGCGATTTTGAGGCcgcttttcatttttaaacaattctAACCAGTTATGAGGCCGCTTTCTCTCATCTTTAATCAATTTTTATCAGCTTTGAGGCCGGTTGGTGTCATTTTTAATCAATCTCAATCAGTTTTGAGGCCGGCTTCTCATTTTTAATCAATTTCAACCAGTTTTGAGGCTGTTTCTCTCATTTCTAATCAATTTTAAACCAGTTTTTTAGGCccctttctctcatttttaagcGATTTTAACCCGTTTTTTAGGCcgctttctctcatttttaatcaattttcAGCGATTTTGAGGCCGGTTCCTTGCATTTCTAAGCCATTTTAAGCGGTTTTGAGGCCATTTATCCCaattttccctctgctttttaaCTTCCAGGTGTTTCCAGGGCTGCTTTCCccccctgcttccttccttctttctttcttttcctttgcttttcctttccttctttccttctttcctccttcctcctttccttctttccttccttccttcctcccttccttcctcctcctttctttccttcctttcttcccttcttcctttccttcctttcttcctcctttctttccttcctttcttcctcctttccttccttcctttttttccttccttctttcctcccttcctcctttcgtcctttccttctttctttctttccttcctttttttcccctcctttccttccttctttctttccttcattcctcctttctttctttctttctttctttccttccttcttttctccttcctttcttcctcctttcctcctttcttccttcccttcgttccttcctttttcttcctttccttctttccttccttccttttttcccctcctttctttctttctttccttcctttcttcctttccttccttcttttctccttcctttcttcctcctttcttcccttcattccttcccttccttcttttctccttcctcctttcctcctttcttccttccttccttcctttttttcccctcctttctttccttccttcctttttttccctcctttccttccttctttctttccttcattcctcctttccttctttctttctttccttccttccttcttttctccttcctttcttcctcctttcctcctttcttccttcccttcattccttctttcttcctttccttctttccttccttcctttttttcccctcctttccttctttcttcctttccttccttcttttctccttcctttcttcctcctttcctcctttcttccttcccttcattccttctttctttcttcctttccttctttccttccttccttttttttccctcctttccttctttctttctttccttccttcctttcttcctttccttctttctttcttccttctttccttccttccttcctttttttccctcctttccttctttctttccttcctctctttcttcttcaattccttcctcctcctttcctttcttcctcctttcttcctcctttccttccttccttccttccttcctcccttccttccttcccttccttccattccttcccttccttcttttctccttcctttcttcctcctttcttccttcccttctttccttctttctttcttcctttccttctttccttccttttttcccctcctttccttccttctttctttccttcattcctcctttccttctttctttctttccttccttccttttttcccctcctttccttccttctttctttcattcctcctttccttctttctttctttccttccttccttc
Above is a genomic segment from Lagopus muta isolate bLagMut1 unplaced genomic scaffold, bLagMut1 primary scaffold_91, whole genome shotgun sequence containing:
- the LOC125687830 gene encoding histone H2A type 2-B-like, which codes for MSGRGKQGGKARSKAKSRSSRAGLQFPVGRVHRLLRKGNYAERVGAGAPVYLAAVMEYLTAEILELAGNAARDNKKTRIIPRHLQLAVRNDEELNKLLGGVTIAQGGVLPNIQAVLLPKKSEGHKGK
- the LOC125687843 gene encoding uncharacterized protein LOC125687843, which codes for MANQSAGRRPFIPIFPLLFNFQVFPGLLSPPASFLLSFFSFAFPFLLSFFPPSSFPSFLPSFLPSFLLLSFLPFFPSSFPSFLPPFFPSFLPPFLPSFFSFLLSSLPPFVLSFFLSFLPFFPLLSFLLSFLHSSFLSFFLSFLPSFLLPFFLLSSFLPSLRSFLFLPFLLSFLPFFPSFLSFFPSFLPFLPSFLLPFFLLSSLHSFPSFFSPSSFPPFFLPSFLFFPSFLSFLPFFPSFPSFFLSFIPPFLLSFFPSFLLFSFLSSSFPPFFLPFIPSFFLSFFPSFLFFPSFPSFFLSFLLFSFLSSSFPPFFLPFIPSFFLPFLLSFLPFFSLLSFFLSFLPSFLPFLLSFFLLSFLPSFFSLLSFFLSFLSFFFNSFLLLSFLPPFFLLSFLPSFLPPFLPSLPSIPSLPSFLLPFFLLSSFPSFLLSFFLSFFPSFFPLLSFLLSFLHSSFPSFFLSFLPFFPSFPSFFLSFLLSFFLSFLPSFFSPSFLPPFLLSSFPSFLLSSFPSFLPSFFSPPFLLSSFPSFFSPSFLPPFLLPFIPSFFLPFLLSFLPFFPLLSFLPSFLFFPSFPSFFPSFLLSFILSFLPFFFNSFLLPSFLPSSFLPSFLPFLPFLPFLPFFPSFFSLLLSFFPSFLSSFPSFFSPSFLPPFLLSSFPSFLLSFFLSFFPSFLFSPPFLPSFLHSSFPSFFPSSLSSSIPSSFLPSFLLPSFLPSFLPPFLPSSLPRFLPSSLPSLPPPFLLSSISSFFPFFLLISFFLSSLFSLFPPPLPFSFTIFIPSLFKSLSLLFSLHPPLLSSPFSFPFLPFLPTFSPLFPLPFLPHCPFFLFQRSDASQISLNSIFN